TTTACGTCCGTTGGATCGGCCAAGGTGTCTCTCATGCCGTAGAAGAGAGCGACTTTTGTTTCCATGTTTTGAATCAGGTATTCAGGTGGTGTGGTCTGGAGAGGAAAATCAAGAAAatagttactttttttttttttatatgtatgCAAGGTCCCCCCCAAAACAagcaagcctgatacttcacataGGCAAGCGGAGGCAACTGCCACAGTTTTTAAGGCAGTAGGCATGGGTATATCCACAAGGAGCCTGGCCAATAGAGCACAATGCACTACCTACCCACCTTACATTTGCGAAGCaactatggttaagtgccttgctcaagggcacaagtgtttgggactcgaacccacactctgctgatgagaACCCTGTCTCAACCTACCTGGTTATAATGTTGCAAGTTGCCATTAGGGCCAAAGTCATACATGCAGCACTTCTTCGATTCCACcatctaaataaaaaaaaaaaaaaaaaaaaaataacaacttaaTTCAATTTCTAAAGAGATAATCCCTGGTGCCCACATTTGatattaaaaatacacaaatacatAACATAATAGAAAACTTCTTTGGACCATCCCAttccactccccccccccccccccccaaaaaaaaaacaacaaccctcaaacacacaaacaaaaatcacattCAACTAACCTGGCCCCAGTGGTCCATGTTCCACACAGACGTTCCTGCCGGAGTGTTCTGTACGTACACTGGTAATCTCGTTGCATTCATATGCTCCTTGCTGTACCCGCCGAACATTGACAGGACAAACTCACAAGCAAACACCGTGTCCGAGCAACTACAGACCGTCTGACCGAGGAAATGGAAGAACTCGTTGCTCGGGAAGAAATCATACAGGTGAAGATCCACAAGAACTTcctaaaaaaaaggaacaaaatttaatttaaatcaacctgtctctagctaccaggcaagcTTGGTAGTCTAGTGGCAAAGCATCTTAGAAACCCAAATTCAAGTACGAGTATTTTATTACTCAAGTGCATAAGTGAGTACGAGTAACTTTCAGCTGAAACCAAAAAACTTACAGTGAGAAAAGTATCAGGCACATCGTCCGAGAGAAACCTAAACAGAGGTGACGTCATGTAACCGACCGTTGCCACGGGTCCCATAGCAAAGTACATCTTGACTTTTTTCGCTAACTCCTGGTTTCGGGAAAACTCGGCGAAAGCGATCATCGTTCCTTAAAACAGAATGGATaagaaatttcatttaaaaactttttgcaacagcttattttaatttttttcgaCTAACAAGTGGAGCTTTGACGGCGTGTTTAGCATTATTCACAAACTTCAAAGTGATGATGTCTGAAGTTTAAATTTGGGCTAACTACCTTTTACTTAACAAGTAATGAGGATGTTTTGGGCTATATAATAACCTTTACACTAGGAAACAAAAGTCCCCACAACATTTCTTACTGGGTTAAACTGGGACCCCACAAGAGAGGACTCTTTAGAAAAGGGACTAATAGTAAGTCTCAACAACTCTTTGTGCAAAAGTCTGGGTCAAATGTATACCTTGAGAATGGCCAATGTAGTTCAGCTGTTTCTGGCCAGTTGCGTTCAGTACAAAGTTCAAAGAGGCTGGAAGGTCATACTTTGCCATCTCGTCCCACCTGTAATGAGtaaatttttgttaacataaTTATGGTAACTGGATACaggttctggtgtttctgatcagcagagtgtgggttcaagttcaCGTCGTGACACTCTTGCCCTTAGGCAACCACTCACTTTTAACCATTAAACCATACTTGCTGCATCCTTCAGATTGGGACGTTAAgtcgttggtcctgtgtgttgtaaaagaacccatggtgtcctggtttgattggcagcaatTGTTGCACTACACCAccatgtaaaccattataaaacCATCTAAAGGAAAAGGTCCCGCAAGTAAAACAGAGCTCCGCCTActttgcaggaaaaatactgacTATTGGAGCACCAGTGTCAATGAGTAACAGATCTTGGCACTGTATAATAAGCCACTGTTATAATTACTGTCCTTATTGCAGGGCTCGAAATGAGCACTGTACACTGTTGTGGTTGTATGTAGGTGTGCATTGGTCCTCTCTCTGATGGTTTTTCATATGCTTTATACTTTGTCGTAGGCCCcagttccccccccccacccccaagtCCTTGACACAGTGCCTACTGGACAATTCGACTCTATACTCACGTCCACTCCCAGAACTTCTGTTGATCAGGTTTCAGTGTCTCATGTTTCAGACTATAGGTGTTTCCGCGTGAGTTACCCATCCACGCATTAGTCCTCTCTCTGATGGTTTTTCATATGCTTTATACTTTGTTGTTGGCCCCAGttcccatccccccccccaagtccTTGACACAGTGCCAACTGGACAATACTCACGTCCACTTCCCAGAACTTCTGTTGATCAGGTTTCAGTGTCTCATGTTTCAGACTATAGGTGTTTCCGCGTGAGTTACCCATCCACACATCAAAACCAGCATCGGCCAGGATATACCCGAGACTCTGACTGGGCTTATTGGTGATCCAGTTGGACGCTGCGGCAAGTAGACCGTGCTGAAGGAAAACAACCTCCTTGGGTCCTGATAACACAGAgtttattttgtatgaaaatgagtgggaaaaaaacatttcacagCCTTTTGATGTTATGCGACCTctcataattttatttttaaaaattaaaaaaaaaggagcgGCAGTCGGATACAGCATCATACCCTTGCCGAGGACTGAAGTAAACCCTAGCCAAAGTCCATTATTTTAGGCATTGTGCCAAAATAACCTGTTCAGATGTTTCtaattagcagagtgtgggtctgAGTCCCGGTTTTGGCACtggtgtcctttagcaagatactttaccatagttgctttgtcctttggatgggacttTAAGCTGTGTGTTCCGTGTACTATGAATGTTAAAAGAACCTAGAACCCTCGGTAAAGAGGatcaattatagtaaagcatcttgctcaaggatatcACACACTCCAAAAGCTTGCCCCTTAACCGCCAGAACTTGGATTTGATACTATAAACCACTCTGCCATGACACCACCCAGGTTTCCCCAGGCTTGCCAGCTAGTGACCAAGTTTACTTGAGAcctccttggtttcattaccagataacaattaaaacataaaacattttgctttcaTATAAAAAGTAACCACTTCCTGCTTTCTGTGCTGCTACCATCACAATGACTTTGTCTTTCCTGGGGTGAtaaagagaaacacaaaatCTCACCTTTGGACGCATTTTTTAAACCGTGCGGAATACGGTGCAGAGTTAAAATGAAACCATCTACAGTGTGGACCTCGTGTTCTTCTACTGGATAACCGTGACTTGCGATAAGACCGCTctgaaaatcaaaacaaattgaataaaacTGAAACTGTTAAAGGCTTGAATTCTCATATTACTGATTGGTTTTCAGTTCTTCTTATATTCCTCCTTCTTAGGAGTCCTTTCAGTTTTAAGCAGTTTCATGTTTTCAAGGGGTTCATGAAGTTCCTTTTTCTGATTACAGTTGGTTTATATTTATCGGCATGTCTATTGGCATCTTGTTTTAAATCTTAATCTGTAAAGTGCCTTGAGGTTTGTTTAGGTGGATTTTGGTGCTATACCGACtatttatgattattattaaaaaaattactgggactttttgattgttatttttttaaatctggttAGAGCATCAACTTGAAGTTCTGATGAGTCACCAGAGGGTGGGCTTGAATCCCCATCATGACACTTAAGTTCTTGGGCAAGACACTTTATTACAATATGCTTCGCATCACCCagaggtaaatgggtacctgcgactCCGCGAGGGTACAGATTGTTCATGTGAATGGTTAGCAATCTGTGTGCATCATCTTGGCTGCTGGTactgcatactccaaaggagttgaAATGATTCCAGGAATACTTAAGGCCCAAATAAACCGGGGTAGTAATAAAGTATGGCTGTTTGATacaatgtttaaaatgtttataaGCGCCAGACAAATGCCTttttatttt
This Asterias amurensis chromosome 21, ASM3211899v1 DNA region includes the following protein-coding sequences:
- the LOC139953330 gene encoding gastric triacylglycerol lipase-like, producing MKMFSSKIYIWLFILCAGLQYAASSSSMEKVINNSHELKDILSLLGRDIGDHPDKMSNCERAMKFISGLLKRFGSDEIEKKFNEAHLGFDFCKSGLNHDQDVKYNVSGLIASHGYPVEEHEVHTVDGFILTLHRIPHGLKNASKGPKEVVFLQHGLLAAASNWITNKPSQSLGYILADAGFDVWMGNSRGNTYSLKHETLKPDQQKFWEWTWDEMAKYDLPASLNFVLNATGQKQLNYIGHSQGTMIAFAEFSRNQELAKKVKMYFAMGPVATVGYMTSPLFRFLSDDVPDTFLTEVLVDLHLYDFFPSNEFFHFLGQTVCSCSDTVFACEFVLSMFGGYSKEHMNATRLPVYVQNTPAGTSVWNMDHWGQMVESKKCCMYDFGPNGNLQHYNQTTPPEYLIQNMETKVALFYGMRDTLADPTDVKLLIPKLKNLFYNKSIPTYGHMDFIWAVDAYEYVYKDIIGLILNRAREGL